A DNA window from Impatiens glandulifera chromosome 7, dImpGla2.1, whole genome shotgun sequence contains the following coding sequences:
- the LOC124910614 gene encoding two-component response regulator ARR12-like yields MRKKKKKASWGLINLEGCPDRLGHAHEEANTTTHRNETPKRKINKNKYTHIGGFERESNMILLYVIVAERATEALSMVGESRREIDIVVTEFDLPDMDGLMFIEKVLEIKKLPVFVLSAFENFEVKMYCLLNGAEFCYDKPLDKDTAQGLCEFIVPRSGSSATSEISYNILDSPVSIHADMHIVDDLILENREEVVADNFGMISKKRKISWTPKLHKKFVGAVLAAGFFVVQPKSILMNTPELTTAQVASHLQKDQSPKGLAR; encoded by the exons atgaggaagaagaaaaagaaggctTCATGGGGATTGATAAATTTGGAAG GGTGTCCAGACCGACTTGGACATGCTCATGAAGAAGCTAACACAACAACTCACCGCAATGAAACCCCCaaaaggaaaattaataaaaacaaatacacaCACATTGGGGGCTTTGAACGAGAATCAAATATGATACTTCTTTATG TTATCGTTGCTGAACGAGCTACGGAAGCTTTGTCGATGGTAGGTGAAAGCAGGCGCGAGATTGATATCGTCGTGACTGAATTTGACCTCCCCGACATGGATGGACTCATGTTTATTGAGAAAGTTCTTGAAATAAAGAAGCTACCAGTTTTCG TTTTATCAGCATTTGAAAACTTTGAGGTGAAAATGTATTGCCTGTTAAATGGTGCTGAATTCTGTTATGACAAACCCCTGGATAAAGACACTGCACAGGGTCTTTGTGAATTCATTGTACCTAGAAGTGGTTCATCTGCCACTTCTGAAATTTCCTATAATATTTTGGACTCGCCTGTGTCTATACATGCTGATATGCATATAGTAGACGATTTGATTCTGGAGAATCGTGAAGAAGTCGTCGCAGATAACTTCGGTATGATCTCTAAGAAGAGGAAAATCAGTTGGACTCCCAAGCTTCATAAAAAATTTGTTGGAGCAGTTCTCGCCGCAGGCTtctttg tTGTTCAGCCGAAGAGCATACTTATGAACACCCCGGAGCTAACTACTGCCCAAGTTGCTAGCCATTTGCAG AAGGATCAATCGCCAAAAGGCCTTGCCCGATGA